From the genome of Rathayibacter sp. VKM Ac-2804:
GGCTCGCCAGGTCGGCTCCGGCTCGTCGTTTCCGCGGGTTTCTCCGTGCCGAGGGTGGTTCCGCGGGCCGGAGGCGCCTTGGGCCGACTCCGGCTCGTCGGATCACCTCCGGCTCGCAGTTCTGCCGGGTTTCCGCGTGCCGAGGGCCGTTCCGCGTGTCGGAACCGTGCCGGGCGTGTGCCGGAACCGTCCGGAACCGTTCAGGGCCGCCCGGGGTCCCGGCGGATCTCGGGCTCGCACATCTCCGGCTCGCGGACTCCGCTCCGGCCCGTTGTTTCGTCCGGTTTCCACAAGCCCAGGGCTGTTCCGCGTGCCGGAGATCGCCCGGCGTCACCTCCGGCTCGCGGAACCACCTCCGGCTCGCGATTCCGGCCCGATTCCGCGAGCCGAGACCGATCCCGCGCGCCGGACCTCCTCCGGGACCCGATCAAAGAGAGCGCTCTCACAAAACCCTTGACCTCTCCGCGACCCGCTCCGTATGCTCGCCTCACACCTCGTGAGAGCGCTCTCACACACGGCAGCACAGCACGTGAGAGCGCCCCCAGGGGTGCCCTGACACCCATCACGAAGGAGTGACCGTGCTCGAATCACGACGCGCCAGGATCGCCTCGGCGATCGCCGGCGCCGCCACCCTCGCCCTGCTCGTCTCCGGATGCTCGTCCGGATCCGGCGCGGCCGAGGGCGGGGACATCGAACTGACCGTGACCACATTCGGCGCCATGGGGTTCGACGACCTCTACGCCGAGTACGAGGAGGCCCACCCGGGCGTCACGATCGTCCCGAACAACATCGACACCGGCGGCAACGCGCGGACCGACGCGTTCACCAAGCTCGCCGCGGGCTCCGGCCTCGCCGACGTCGTCGCGATCGAGGAGGGCTGGCTCGGCTCGATCATGGAGGTCTCCGACCAGTTCGTCGACCTGCGCGACCACGGCATCGAGGACCGCAAGGCCGACTGGGTCGACTGGAAGTACGAGCAGGCCGTCGACCCCGACGGCCGCGTCATCGGCTACGGCACCGACATCGGGCCCGAGGGCCTCTGCTACAGCACCGCCGCCTTCGAGGCCGCGGGGCTGCCCACCGATCGCGCCGCCGTCGCGGAGCTGCTCGGCGGCGCGGACGCGACCTGGGAGGACTACTTCGCGGCCGGCAAGCAGTACCACGACGCGACCGGCAAGGCCTGGTACGACCAGTCCGGCTTCGTCTGGAACGCCATGGTCAACCAGCTCCCCGAGGGCTACTACACCGCCGACGGCGAGCTGAACATCGACGGCAACGCCGAGCTGCAGGAGCGCTGGGGCTGGATCACCGACGGCGCCGCCTCCGGACTCTCGGCCGCGCAGAAGGCCTGGGACTGGAACAAGGGCAAGTCGTTCAACGACGGCACCTTCGCGACCTTCGTCTGCCCGGGCTGGATGCTCGGCCAGGTGAAGGCGCAGGTCGAGGCCGGCGGCGGCGACCCCGAGGCCACCGGCTGGGACTTCGCCGACGTCTTCCCCGGCGGCGCGGCCAACTGGGGCGGCTCGTTCCTCTCCGTCCCGACGCAGTCGAAGCACCCCGCCGAGGCCGCGGAGCTCGCCTCGTGGCTGAGCGAGCCGGAGCAGCAGATCGCCGCGTTCGACGCGACCGGTCCGTTCCCGAGCACCGTCTCCGCCCAGGAGGAGCTCGCCTCCGCCGCCGCGCCCGACCCGGCGCTGAACGGCTCGCCGACCGGCGCGATCCTCGCCGAGCGCGCCCAGGGCGTCGTCGCCCAGTACAAGGGTCCGGACGACTCGCTGATCCAGGAGAACGTCTTCGGCCCGGTCCTGCAGAAGGTCGACCGCGGCGAGCTCGACGGCGACAAGGGCTGGGACGAGGCGCTCTCGCTCCTCGACGAGCTGGTCGACTGACCCGCTCCCCTCGGACAGGGCCCCCGTCCGGTAGCAGGCCGGGCGGGGGCCCTCCCTCCCCTCCCGATGACGCGTCCGACGACGCGTCCCACGAACGAGTCCCCCACGAGAGCGACCGACGAGAGCGACCCATGACGAG
Proteins encoded in this window:
- a CDS encoding ABC transporter substrate-binding protein; amino-acid sequence: MLESRRARIASAIAGAATLALLVSGCSSGSGAAEGGDIELTVTTFGAMGFDDLYAEYEEAHPGVTIVPNNIDTGGNARTDAFTKLAAGSGLADVVAIEEGWLGSIMEVSDQFVDLRDHGIEDRKADWVDWKYEQAVDPDGRVIGYGTDIGPEGLCYSTAAFEAAGLPTDRAAVAELLGGADATWEDYFAAGKQYHDATGKAWYDQSGFVWNAMVNQLPEGYYTADGELNIDGNAELQERWGWITDGAASGLSAAQKAWDWNKGKSFNDGTFATFVCPGWMLGQVKAQVEAGGGDPEATGWDFADVFPGGAANWGGSFLSVPTQSKHPAEAAELASWLSEPEQQIAAFDATGPFPSTVSAQEELASAAAPDPALNGSPTGAILAERAQGVVAQYKGPDDSLIQENVFGPVLQKVDRGELDGDKGWDEALSLLDELVD